The Panicum virgatum strain AP13 chromosome 5K, P.virgatum_v5, whole genome shotgun sequence genome has a window encoding:
- the LOC120709496 gene encoding uncharacterized protein LOC120709496 isoform X1, whose product MAALQKEEVAVLAPDTLQGSQRTGAVEGMALVETEEVATGKRRTRRSARSKMKMALDQKADSSDVAIGSSAVVSEKDCDDPKTHSMILVVEEDFTKSQNVTKTHVVHEMEEVPAPAILRRSQRTAVPVEAEEVGTAKKGTRRSTRSKMAAAVPKGQKDHSSEVALGSADKSCDRPKEDEVVAVVEEQATKPLEGGNEKGGPWHIEWICWPQSPCSEARGHQHQRPRCL is encoded by the exons ATGGCCGCGTTGCagaaggaggaggtggcggttcTGGCCCCAGACACCTTGCAAGGGAGCCAGAGGACGGGGGCAGTGGAGGGCATGGCACTTGTGGAGACGGAAGAGGTAGCCACAGGAAAGAGAAGGACGAGGAGGTCTGCAAGATCGAAGATGAAGATGGCTTTGGATCAGAAAG CTGATTCCTCTGATGTTGCCATTGGGTCGTCTGCTGTAGTTTCAGAAAAGGACTGTGATGATCCTAAAACGCACAGTATGATCTTGGTGGTGGAGGAAGATTTCACAAAAAGTCAGAATGTGACAAAGACGCATGTAGTGCATGAGATGGAGGAGGTGCCAGCCCCAGCCATCCTGCGGCGGAGCCAGAGGACAGCAGTGCCTGTTGAGGCCGAAGAGGTGGGTACGGCAAAGAAAGGGACGAGAAGGTCCACAAGATCTAAGATGGCGGCAGCAGTACCGAAGGGGCAGAAAG ATCACTCTTCTGAAGTGGCCCTTGGGTCTGCAGATAAAAGTTGTGATCGTCCTAAAGAGGATGAAGTGGTTGCTGTGGTGGAGGAACAGGCCACAAAGCCACTTGAAGGTGGGAATGAAAAAGGAGGACCGTGGCATATAGAATGGATATGCTGGCCCCAGTCACCTTGCAGCGAAGCCAGAGGACATCAGCACCAGAGGCCACGGTGCCTGTAG
- the LOC120709496 gene encoding uncharacterized protein LOC120709496 isoform X2, translated as MAALQKEEVAVLAPDTLQGSQRTGAVEGMALVETEEVATGKRRTRRSARSKMKMALDQKVSEKDCDDPKTHSMILVVEEDFTKSQNVTKTHVVHEMEEVPAPAILRRSQRTAVPVEAEEVGTAKKGTRRSTRSKMAAAVPKGQKDHSSEVALGSADKSCDRPKEDEVVAVVEEQATKPLEGGNEKGGPWHIEWICWPQSPCSEARGHQHQRPRCL; from the exons ATGGCCGCGTTGCagaaggaggaggtggcggttcTGGCCCCAGACACCTTGCAAGGGAGCCAGAGGACGGGGGCAGTGGAGGGCATGGCACTTGTGGAGACGGAAGAGGTAGCCACAGGAAAGAGAAGGACGAGGAGGTCTGCAAGATCGAAGATGAAGATGGCTTTGGATCAGAAAG TTTCAGAAAAGGACTGTGATGATCCTAAAACGCACAGTATGATCTTGGTGGTGGAGGAAGATTTCACAAAAAGTCAGAATGTGACAAAGACGCATGTAGTGCATGAGATGGAGGAGGTGCCAGCCCCAGCCATCCTGCGGCGGAGCCAGAGGACAGCAGTGCCTGTTGAGGCCGAAGAGGTGGGTACGGCAAAGAAAGGGACGAGAAGGTCCACAAGATCTAAGATGGCGGCAGCAGTACCGAAGGGGCAGAAAG ATCACTCTTCTGAAGTGGCCCTTGGGTCTGCAGATAAAAGTTGTGATCGTCCTAAAGAGGATGAAGTGGTTGCTGTGGTGGAGGAACAGGCCACAAAGCCACTTGAAGGTGGGAATGAAAAAGGAGGACCGTGGCATATAGAATGGATATGCTGGCCCCAGTCACCTTGCAGCGAAGCCAGAGGACATCAGCACCAGAGGCCACGGTGCCTGTAG